TCCGATGATCAAGCAGTTGTCCGAGATGGTGAAGCGGGGCGAATTCGGCACCATCAACATCGTCCACGGCAGCTACCTGCAGGACTGGCTGCTGTACGAGACGGACTACAATTGGCGTCTCGACGAGAAGCTCGGCGGCCGATCGCGGGCTCTCGCCGATATCGGCTCCCACTGGTGCGATACCGTCCAGTATGTGACGGGCAAGAAGATTACGGAAGTGTTCGCCGATCTCTGGACCGTTCACCCGACACGGAAAAAACCGCTGTCCGCATCCGTTACGTTTGATGCCAAGGCGGGCAAGCAAGAGTCGGAATACGAGGACATTCGCGTCAAGACGGAAGACTACGCTTCGGTGCTGGTCCGGTTCGAGGACGGAACCAGGGGAGTCTTCACGGTGTCCCAGGTGAGCGCGGGGCGGAAAAACGCGCTGAGCTTCGAGCTGAACGGCAGCCTCAAATCGGCCTACTGGAACCAGGAGCAGCCGGCCGGCCTGTGGATCGGCCATCGCGACCGCGCCAACGAATGGCTGATGGCCGATCCGGCCTTGTTCCACGAAGAAGCCCGATCTTCGATTCATCATCCGGGCGGACATCATGAAGGATGGCCGGACTCCGTAAAAAATATGATGCTGCATTATTACGCGTTTATCCGCGACGGCAAAGATCCGCTCAAGGACAAACCGAATTTTGCCACCTTTGAAGACGGGCATCGGTCCATGCGCATTCTGGATGCCATTTTGCAAAGCCATCAAGAAGGACGATGGGTGAACGTTCAACACTAAACGGAGGGGAACAGCAATGACGATGAAAGCGGTAGTTTTTCCGGGCGATAAACAGGTAGAGATTCGGGAAGTGCCGATCCCGGTTCCGGGCAGCGGCGAAGTTCTGATTAAAATGAAAGCTTCGGCCATCTGCCGCAGCGACATGAGCTTGTACTACGGCAATCCGGTTGTCGGCGGAGAAGCGGCGAAGTCGGGTTGCATTCATCCCGGCCACGAGCCTGCCGGCGAAATTGCGCAAGTGGGCGAAGGGGTTACGCGCTTCAAGCCGGGCGACCGCGTGGCCGTATACCTGGCCGTCGGCTGCGGCGAGTGCGAGCATTGCAAGAGCGGGTACAGGATGTTCTGTAAGGAATGGAAATGCGTCGGCTTCGATATCCACGGCGGGGATGCGGAATACATGATCGTTCCGGAAGAGAACTGCATGCGTATTCCGGACGAGATGAGCTATCTGGTGGCGGCGGTATCGACGGATGCGGTCGGCACGCTGTACCATGCCCAGAAGCGATTGAACATCAGCGGAAGGGATACGCTCGTGATTTTCGGACTCGGTCCGATGGGCGGAGCGGGCGTCATGGTCGCCAAAGGACTGGGCGCGACGGTCATCGCCGTCGACATGCTGGACGAGCGCCTTGAAGTGGCCAAAGAGCTCGGCGCGGATTACGTCATTAACGGCAAGGAAAACGTGCTGGAACGCATCATGGAGATTACGAACGGCCGCGGCGCGGATGCGGCGATCGATTGCTCCGGAAGCCCGCATGCGCAAAATACGGCGCTCAACAGCCTGCGTCCTCACGGACGCGCCGCCTTCATCGGCGAAGGCAGGGAGCTGACGATCAATCCGAGCAACCAGCTCATCCGCAAGCAAATTACGGTCATGGGCTCCTGGTATTTCCCGATCTACGAATACGACGAAATTGCGCGCTTTATCATCGACAGAAAGCTTCCGGTCGAGAAGCTCGTCTCGCATACGTTCAGGCTGGACGAGGCGGCGACCGCATTCCGGATGTTCGATGAAAGGAAGACGGAGAAAGCCGTCTTCGTATGGGACTGACCCGATCGGCCCGATAACCTAGAGAGGATGTGTTGAGGATGAAAGGAATTTCGTTTAACACATGGGTGTACAGCAGCTTTCCGGTATGGGTGCCTTCGTATCCGCTGGAAGAAGTGATTCACCGGCTTGCGTCGTTCGGCTATGACGGTATCGAGATCGGCTGCGCGAGCCCGCATGCGTGGCCGGACCACGTATCGCCGCAGCGGCGCAAAGAGATTCTGAAGCTGCTCCAGAAGGAGAACCTTCGCGTTTCGTCCATGCTCCCGGCTCCGGGCGGCGGCCCCGGCCACAATCCCAGCTCGCCGATCGCCGAGGAGAGGGCGTACACGATCAATCATTATAAAGATGTGCTTCGCCTTGCCCATGAATGGGAGTGCCCGACGGTTATTTATCTGGCCGGCTGGACGGTATTCGGTCTCTCGAAGCAGGAAGCCTGGAACTACAGTCTGGAAGCGCTCGTGGAAGTCGCCGCTTACGCCAAAGAATTGGGCATTACCCTGGTCGTCGAGCCGACGCCTACGGACAGCAACCTGGTCGAGTCGGCGGACGACGCGCTG
The nucleotide sequence above comes from Paenibacillus thermoaerophilus. Encoded proteins:
- a CDS encoding Gfo/Idh/MocA family protein, which gives rise to MTKPIKAGIIGTGFIGPTHIEAIRRLGFVEVVAIAQNGEDSARRKAEQLGVPLAYGDYREMLRNPDIDVIHNCTPNHLHYRINREIIEAGKHVLSEKPLAMTSEESAELLALARGRGVVHGVNFNYRQYPMIKQLSEMVKRGEFGTINIVHGSYLQDWLLYETDYNWRLDEKLGGRSRALADIGSHWCDTVQYVTGKKITEVFADLWTVHPTRKKPLSASVTFDAKAGKQESEYEDIRVKTEDYASVLVRFEDGTRGVFTVSQVSAGRKNALSFELNGSLKSAYWNQEQPAGLWIGHRDRANEWLMADPALFHEEARSSIHHPGGHHEGWPDSVKNMMLHYYAFIRDGKDPLKDKPNFATFEDGHRSMRILDAILQSHQEGRWVNVQH
- a CDS encoding zinc-dependent alcohol dehydrogenase family protein — encoded protein: MKAVVFPGDKQVEIREVPIPVPGSGEVLIKMKASAICRSDMSLYYGNPVVGGEAAKSGCIHPGHEPAGEIAQVGEGVTRFKPGDRVAVYLAVGCGECEHCKSGYRMFCKEWKCVGFDIHGGDAEYMIVPEENCMRIPDEMSYLVAAVSTDAVGTLYHAQKRLNISGRDTLVIFGLGPMGGAGVMVAKGLGATVIAVDMLDERLEVAKELGADYVINGKENVLERIMEITNGRGADAAIDCSGSPHAQNTALNSLRPHGRAAFIGEGRELTINPSNQLIRKQITVMGSWYFPIYEYDEIARFIIDRKLPVEKLVSHTFRLDEAATAFRMFDERKTEKAVFVWD
- a CDS encoding sugar phosphate isomerase/epimerase family protein yields the protein MKGISFNTWVYSSFPVWVPSYPLEEVIHRLASFGYDGIEIGCASPHAWPDHVSPQRRKEILKLLQKENLRVSSMLPAPGGGPGHNPSSPIAEERAYTINHYKDVLRLAHEWECPTVIYLAGWTVFGLSKQEAWNYSLEALVEVAAYAKELGITLVVEPTPTDSNLVESADDALLLSEQSGQDNVKVMFDTFHALYRNEVASDYVYRMADKLHHIHLSDSDRLPPGHGRCDFDGVLRALKDIGYKGYLTAEIGFHTRQADPDWYAKENIAYLKSKLAELDWNKS